A single region of the Penaeus vannamei isolate JL-2024 chromosome 23, ASM4276789v1, whole genome shotgun sequence genome encodes:
- the LOC138865984 gene encoding uncharacterized protein, with amino-acid sequence MYPVVYPSARHSPLVVPTAVFIHAEEDKALIMTRVRSRCEADCDAATTQDYDADANAGLSRSEPRACDVAPSARPPVPGQATAAGWAMVKIARRFGLRQLQPRQQEDPRRKSHAPWESPTTVYLAPGSSTTAITPATFTPTPPDNNAFWSNVMSLCCVTDIFGTIGDTITTCPVALNTPLPPSTRPCHPQHAPATLNTSLPPSTRPCQLQHAPATLNTSLPPSTHPCRPQHAPVAPNTPLSPPTCPCRPQHVPVTFNTPVTELCHLIRATPSPPPLLAGGPSRPSRRPSPACAPASPLPPDTILDPLHLAPRLTSPREQAAPLALPTDGFVAPGSPWAYAPRDPRPLLLQPRPAPFPPHPPSRGSRSRGERLGPRRASDALPPSTSHKGFSADFFSAAPRSAPGAAARPRKRFPIPSHGRSRRPAAEGAAPPGSLSGGPPGRPARRGTAAAVTRAAG; translated from the exons ATGTATCCAGTAGTGTATCCTTCGGCCCGCCATTCGCCTCTGGTAGTTCCAACAGCTGTATTTATCCATGCTGAGGAg GATAAGGCGCTGATAATGACCAGGGTCCGGTCCCGGTGCGAGGCCGACTGTGACGCGGCGACTACGCAAGACTACGACGCCGACGCCAACGCAGGGCTGTCAAGG tcGGAACCGAGGGCGTGTGACGTCGCCCCCTCGGCCCGCCCACCGGTCCCGGGCCAGGCAACAGCAGCGGGATGGGCAATGGTGAAGATCGCCCGCAGGTTCGGCCTCCGGCAGCTCCAGCCGCGCCAGCAGGAGGACCCACGGAGGAAGTCGCACGCCCCCTGGGAATCTCCGACGACCGTCTACCTCGCCCCCGGGTCCTCAACCACCGCCATCACCCCTGCCACCTTCACGccgacccccc CGGATAATAATGCATTCTGGTCTAATGTGATGAGCTTGTGCTGCGTGACAGACATCTTCGGGACCATCGGCGACACCATCACGACCTGCCCTGTCGCCCTCAACACGCCCCTGCCACCCTCAACACGCCCCTGCCACCCTCAACACGCCCCTGCCACCCTCAACACGTCCCTGCCACCCTCAACACGTCCCTGCCAACTTCAACACGCCCCTGCCACCCTCAACACGTCCCTGCCACCTTCAACACATCCCTGTCGCCCTCAACACGCCCCTGTCGCCCCCAACACGCCCCTGTCGCCCCCAACATGCCCCTGCCGCCCTCAACACGTCCCTGTCACCTTCAACACGCCGGTCACAGAGCTCTGCCAtct GATCAGAGCCACacccagccctccccccctcctcgctggCGGCCCCTCACGCCCCTCGCGCCGCCCGTCCCCTGCCTGCGCCCCTGCCTCACCTTTACCACCTGACACCATCTTGGACCCTCTCCATCTGGCGCCTCGTCTGACCTCTCCCCGCGAGCAGGCAGCTCCCCTGGCCCTTCCGACAGATGGCTTCGTCGCGCCGGGCTCCCCCTGGGCCTATGCCCCGAGGGACCCTCGCCCCCTGCTCCTtcagccccgccccgcccccttccccccacatccTCCTTCCCGTGGGAGCCGCAGCCGGGGCGAGCGACTCGGGCCCCGGCGGGCTTCGGATGCGCTTCCTCCAAGCACTTCGCACAAGGGATTCTCGGCGGACTTTTTCTCCGCGGCTCCACGCAGCGCTCCGggcgccgccgcccgcccgcgtAAGCGCTTTCCAATCCCTTCCCACGGGAGATCAAGGCGGCCGGCAGCCGAGGGCGCGGCGCCCCCGGGCTCGCTCTCCGGAGGGCCTCCTGGACGGCCGGCGAGGCGAGGAACCGCCGCCGCCGTGACCCGGGCCGCGGGATGA
- the LOC138865985 gene encoding putative uncharacterized protein DDB_G0290521 — translation MDTHRCINLTIDTIINDSSPSPSPVKHHHQRTITNTITTESSPSPSPVKHHQRTITITNTITTESSPSPSPTLSPLPYNLQHHQTPTPTHHQNSHNTTTPNNIKLTPTHHQNSSHNSNTIKHTTTHHQHNSHNFNNIKLTPTHHQNSSHNSNTIKHTPTHHQNNARTTTHLTATPPNQQPGNQQRNHHQAMVSAAPLTT, via the exons ATGGATACACATAGGTg CATCAACCTCACCATCGACACCATCATCAATgactcatcaccatcgccatcaccagtGAAGCATCACCATCAACgcaccatcaccaacactatcaccactgaatcatcaccatcgccatcaccagtGAAGCATCATCAacgcaccatcaccatcaccaacactatcaccactgaatcatcaccatcgccatcaccaacaCTATCACCA CTCCCATACAACCTCCAACACCATcaaacacctacacccacacaccaccaAAACTCCCACAACACCACAACTCCCAACAACAtcaaactcacacccacacaccaccaaAACAGCTCCCACAACTCCAACACCatcaaacacacaaccacacaccaccaacacaactcccacaacttcaacaacatcaaactcacacccacacaccaccaaAACAGCTCCCACAACTCCAACACcatcaaacacacacccacacaccaccaaAACAACGCCCGCACCACCACCCACCTAACAGCCACACCACCGAACCAGCAACCAGGCAATCAGCAACGAAACCACCACCAAGCCATGGTTTCAGCGGCGCCCTTGACCACCTAA